In one window of Sinorhizobium chiapasense DNA:
- a CDS encoding helix-turn-helix domain-containing protein, which translates to MTASDDARAEQASANSAPQPRIGALVRARRRQMHMTLQELSDAAGVSVGYLSQVERDLAMPSLGTLAQIARGLDTEISHFILAPAIDTGLSRAEDRMVFSVGGSPVAYERIGADFAGNQLSSFVITIPPGHRSEVFSHEGEEIVFILDGEILFSLDGEQTTLTNGDGLHFRGIQPHYWWNRTDKAARILWTGTLPLFRPRTAAPKEAGRAETTGTPARPAKTKSHRKQEKR; encoded by the coding sequence GTGACTGCATCGGACGATGCCCGTGCCGAACAGGCAAGCGCGAATTCCGCGCCGCAGCCGAGGATCGGCGCGCTGGTGCGCGCGCGACGGCGGCAGATGCACATGACGCTTCAGGAACTCAGTGATGCGGCCGGTGTTTCGGTCGGCTATCTCAGCCAGGTCGAACGGGATCTCGCCATGCCTTCGCTTGGCACGCTCGCCCAGATCGCACGCGGCCTCGACACCGAGATCAGCCATTTCATCCTCGCCCCGGCAATCGACACCGGTCTTTCGCGCGCTGAAGACCGAATGGTCTTTTCCGTCGGTGGCTCTCCGGTCGCCTACGAGCGCATCGGCGCAGACTTTGCCGGAAATCAGCTTTCGAGCTTCGTCATCACGATCCCGCCGGGCCACCGGTCGGAAGTGTTCAGCCATGAAGGGGAGGAGATCGTCTTCATCCTCGATGGTGAGATCCTCTTCAGCCTCGATGGTGAACAGACGACGCTGACGAACGGCGATGGGCTGCATTTCAGGGGCATCCAGCCGCATTACTGGTGGAACAGGACCGACAAGGCAGCGCGCATCCTCTGGACCGGAACGCTGCCGCTTTTCCGGCCGCGAACCGCCGCACCGAAGGAAGCGGGCCGTGCCGAGACCACGGGAACACCGGCACGGCCCGCAAAAACCAAGTCTCATCGAAAACAGGAGAAGCGATGA
- a CDS encoding ABC transporter permease, giving the protein MRDGAAVADDSTTTVAGPARRRGPTSSGHRRLIATTGFLVTLAVTFLGLLAITFFIGRIVPIDPVLAVVGDRAPAAVYERVRVEMGLDRPLTTQFVSYVGDVLTGNFGTSVSTGRPVLEDLARVFPATLEMATLGIVIGVLLGVPLGVIAASRRGSWLDQAIRVVGLLGYSVPAFWLGLVGLAVFYARLNWVGGPGRVEIFLDGIVQPVTGLLLIDSIIAGDWEVFGNAVWHLILPASCLGFFSLAYIARMTRSFMLDQLSQEYVTTARVKGVPERLVIWRHAFRPIRVPLITVIGLSYAGLLEGSVMIETIFSWPGIGNYLTVALLNADMSAVLGSTLVVGAVFIGINKISDVLYRVLDPRAR; this is encoded by the coding sequence ATGAGGGATGGAGCCGCCGTGGCAGATGACAGCACGACCACCGTCGCCGGGCCAGCGCGCCGCCGTGGCCCGACCAGCTCGGGCCATCGCCGGCTCATCGCAACGACCGGTTTTCTCGTCACGCTGGCCGTAACGTTCCTCGGACTTCTCGCGATCACCTTCTTCATCGGCCGGATCGTGCCGATCGATCCGGTGCTCGCGGTCGTCGGCGACCGTGCGCCCGCCGCCGTCTATGAGCGGGTGCGCGTCGAAATGGGCCTCGATCGTCCGTTGACGACGCAGTTCGTAAGCTATGTCGGCGACGTGCTGACCGGCAATTTCGGTACCTCGGTTTCGACCGGGCGGCCCGTTCTCGAGGATCTTGCCCGTGTCTTCCCGGCGACGCTGGAGATGGCAACGCTCGGCATCGTCATCGGTGTCCTGCTGGGCGTTCCCCTCGGGGTCATTGCCGCAAGCCGGCGCGGCTCCTGGCTCGACCAGGCAATCCGCGTCGTCGGCCTGCTCGGCTATTCGGTTCCCGCCTTCTGGCTCGGCCTTGTCGGCCTCGCGGTGTTCTATGCCCGGCTCAACTGGGTGGGAGGCCCCGGCCGCGTCGAGATCTTCCTCGACGGCATCGTGCAGCCGGTGACCGGCCTCCTGCTGATCGACAGCATCATCGCCGGCGATTGGGAGGTCTTCGGCAACGCCGTCTGGCATCTGATATTGCCGGCCTCCTGCCTCGGCTTCTTCTCGCTGGCCTACATCGCCCGCATGACGCGCTCGTTCATGCTCGACCAGCTGAGCCAGGAATATGTCACCACCGCCCGGGTCAAGGGTGTTCCGGAACGGCTGGTCATCTGGCGCCATGCGTTCCGGCCGATCCGCGTGCCGCTGATCACCGTCATCGGGCTTTCCTATGCCGGCCTGCTCGAAGGCTCGGTGATGATCGAGACGATCTTCTCCTGGCCCGGAATCGGCAACTATCTGACCGTGGCGCTGCTCAACGCCGACATGTCCGCGGTGCTCGGCTCGACCCTCGTGGTCGGTGCGGTCTTCATCGGCATCAACAAGATTTCGGACGTGCTCTATCGCGTGCTCGATCCGCGTGCGCGCTAG
- a CDS encoding ABC transporter permease, translating to MQARLGRLYRIFGALMHNPLAVIGAIIIAALILAALFAPWLATHDPLRQALAERLLPPSAAHWMGTDELGRDIWSRVVYGARITLVIVALVAVLAAPAGLVIGVVSGYFGGWVDRILMGITDIFLSLPKLILALAFVAALGPGIENAIIAIAITSWPGYARVARAETLTFKNSEFIAAVRLLGASSLRVNLGHVLPLCTSSMIIRVTLDMAGIILTAAGLGFIGLGAQPPLPEWGAMISRGRSFILDQWWVATMPGFAIILVSLGFCFLGDGLRDVLDPKSGEQR from the coding sequence ATGCAGGCCCGGCTTGGCCGGCTCTACCGCATCTTCGGCGCGCTGATGCACAATCCGCTGGCGGTGATCGGCGCGATCATCATCGCCGCCCTGATCCTCGCAGCCCTTTTTGCGCCGTGGCTCGCGACGCACGATCCGCTACGCCAGGCACTTGCCGAACGGTTGCTGCCGCCGAGCGCCGCACACTGGATGGGCACGGACGAACTCGGGCGCGATATCTGGTCGCGCGTCGTCTACGGCGCCCGCATTACCCTGGTGATCGTCGCACTTGTCGCCGTCCTTGCGGCGCCGGCCGGACTCGTCATCGGCGTCGTCTCCGGCTATTTCGGCGGCTGGGTCGATCGCATCCTCATGGGCATCACCGATATCTTCCTGTCGCTGCCGAAGCTGATCCTGGCGCTCGCCTTCGTCGCCGCGCTCGGCCCGGGGATCGAGAACGCCATCATCGCGATCGCGATCACCTCCTGGCCCGGCTACGCGCGCGTCGCGCGCGCCGAAACGCTGACGTTCAAGAATTCCGAGTTCATTGCCGCCGTGCGGCTGCTCGGCGCGTCGAGCCTTCGGGTCAATCTCGGCCATGTGCTGCCGCTCTGCACCTCCTCGATGATCATCCGCGTCACCCTCGACATGGCCGGCATCATCCTGACAGCGGCCGGCCTCGGCTTCATCGGCCTCGGCGCCCAGCCGCCCCTGCCGGAGTGGGGCGCGATGATCTCGCGCGGACGCTCCTTCATTCTCGATCAATGGTGGGTCGCAACGATGCCGGGCTTCGCGATCATTCTCGTCAGCCTCGGCTTCTGCTTCCTCGGAGATGGTCTTCGCGACGTGCTTGACCCGAAGAGCGGAGAACAGCGCTGA
- a CDS encoding ABC transporter ATP-binding protein: protein MRPLLEIENLRVTFPTARGDIDVVRGVSFTLRRERLGIVGESGSGKSMTGRSILKLVRAPGRVTADKLAFDGIDLRTRSEKQMRSIRGARISMVMQDPKFSLNPVMTIGEQIAEALLTHKRLPRREVNDRMHAMLESVRIADPERVARLYPHEVSGGMGQRVMIAMMLIPEPDLLIADEPTSALDVSVQAQVLDIIDELVRRKGMGLIFISHDLNLVSSYCDRILVMNAGEVVEGCMAGELMNAKHPYTRGLIASIPRLDETRDELPVLDRSAWAKA from the coding sequence ATGAGACCGCTTCTCGAAATCGAAAACCTGCGTGTCACCTTCCCGACGGCACGCGGCGATATCGACGTCGTCCGCGGCGTCTCCTTCACGCTTAGACGCGAGCGCCTCGGCATCGTCGGCGAAAGCGGCTCCGGCAAATCGATGACCGGCCGTTCGATCCTGAAGCTCGTGCGCGCGCCCGGGCGCGTGACCGCAGACAAGCTCGCCTTCGATGGCATCGATCTTCGCACCCGCTCGGAAAAGCAGATGCGCTCCATCCGCGGCGCCCGCATCTCGATGGTGATGCAGGACCCGAAATTCTCGCTCAATCCGGTGATGACCATCGGCGAGCAGATCGCCGAGGCGCTGCTGACGCACAAACGTCTGCCGCGGCGGGAAGTAAACGACCGCATGCATGCCATGCTCGAATCGGTACGCATCGCCGATCCGGAGCGGGTTGCGCGGCTTTACCCGCACGAGGTTTCAGGCGGCATGGGGCAGCGGGTGATGATAGCGATGATGCTCATTCCCGAGCCGGACCTGCTCATTGCCGACGAGCCGACCTCGGCACTCGACGTCTCGGTCCAGGCACAGGTGCTCGACATCATCGACGAACTCGTTCGGCGCAAGGGTATGGGGCTGATTTTCATCAGCCACGACCTCAATCTCGTCTCAAGCTATTGCGACCGGATCCTGGTGATGAACGCCGGCGAAGTGGTGGAAGGGTGCATGGCCGGCGAATTGATGAACGCCAAGCACCCCTACACACGCGGCCTCATCGCCTCCATTCCGCGTCTCGATGAAACAAGGGACGAGCTGCCCGTGCTCGACCGCAGCGCCTGGGCCAAAGCATGA
- a CDS encoding ABC transporter ATP-binding protein, with amino-acid sequence MTALSLKDLDISYGDTQITHKVSLDIAEGESFALVGESGSGKSTVLKAIAGLAPDWTGEIRVLGKPRSHGVDRNFSRICQMVFQDPYGSLHPRKTVDATLGEALTIHGIGDRSARVEEVMASVGLDRKFRFRFPHQLSGGQRQRVAIARALMLKPKILLLDEPTSALDVSVQAEILNLLKRLRREQNLTFLMVTHNLPVVSFLCDRLAVMRQGRIVEVVGVDELKRGELKEPYSRELMQISAAHST; translated from the coding sequence ATGACCGCGCTCTCTCTCAAAGACCTCGACATCTCCTACGGCGATACGCAGATCACCCACAAAGTGAGCCTCGACATCGCCGAGGGCGAAAGCTTTGCGCTCGTCGGCGAAAGCGGCTCGGGCAAGTCCACCGTCCTGAAGGCAATCGCCGGGTTGGCGCCGGATTGGACCGGCGAGATCCGCGTTCTCGGCAAGCCGCGCAGCCACGGCGTCGACCGCAACTTCTCGCGGATCTGCCAGATGGTGTTCCAGGACCCCTATGGCTCGTTGCATCCGCGCAAGACCGTCGACGCGACGCTTGGCGAAGCGTTGACGATCCACGGCATCGGCGACCGGAGCGCCCGGGTCGAAGAGGTCATGGCATCTGTCGGCCTCGACCGGAAATTCCGCTTCCGCTTTCCGCACCAGCTTTCCGGTGGCCAGCGCCAGCGCGTGGCGATTGCCCGTGCACTGATGCTGAAACCGAAGATCCTGCTGCTCGACGAGCCGACCTCGGCGCTTGACGTTTCGGTCCAGGCGGAAATCCTCAACCTGCTCAAGCGACTGCGCCGCGAGCAGAACCTCACCTTCCTGATGGTTACCCACAATCTGCCGGTCGTCTCGTTTCTCTGCGACCGGCTGGCGGTCATGCGCCAAGGCCGCATCGTCGAAGTGGTCGGCGTCGACGAGTTGAAGCGCGGTGAACTAAAGGAACCCTATTCGCGCGAACTGATGCAGATCAGCGCCGCACACTCCACCTAG
- a CDS encoding GAF domain-containing protein: MNTEHIAALAEFDATIANDTGTEAPYRALQTLSRKLIGAKLFTIMTVDMANELARRAYTSHPDEYPVSGTKPIHYDRWFDTVHKARETFVANTIADISTVFGDYETIAALGCGSVVNIPVVVGGELLGTVNCLDVEHHYTPERVALSKLIEMPAKLAFLAAARTAAK; encoded by the coding sequence ATGAATACCGAGCATATCGCCGCCCTGGCGGAATTTGACGCGACCATTGCCAACGACACCGGCACGGAAGCGCCCTACCGCGCGCTGCAGACGCTCAGCCGAAAGCTGATCGGCGCCAAGCTTTTCACGATCATGACGGTGGACATGGCGAACGAGCTGGCGCGCCGCGCCTATACTTCCCATCCCGACGAATATCCGGTCTCCGGCACCAAGCCGATCCACTACGATCGCTGGTTCGACACGGTCCACAAGGCGCGCGAGACCTTCGTCGCCAATACAATCGCTGACATTTCCACGGTCTTCGGCGACTACGAGACGATCGCCGCACTCGGCTGCGGATCGGTCGTGAACATTCCTGTCGTCGTCGGTGGTGAACTGCTTGGCACGGTCAACTGTCTGGACGTCGAGCATCACTACACGCCGGAAAGGGTCGCGCTTTCGAAGCTCATCGAGATGCCGGCGAAGCTCGCGTTTCTCGCAGCCGCACGGACCGCGGCGAAGTAA